One Bradyrhizobium zhanjiangense DNA segment encodes these proteins:
- a CDS encoding DUF1236 domain-containing protein encodes MKTRLAITLAAASLLASSAAFAQSTTAQGAAEGARAGGDIGGPVGAIVGGTVGAAVGAGLEIPNAVLGGIPRDDSVVIRERVVVGEPLPPTVVLRPVPNYTEYRYAVVNDRRVIVEPRTRRVVKIID; translated from the coding sequence ATGAAAACCCGTCTTGCGATTACGTTGGCTGCTGCGTCGCTGCTGGCGTCGAGCGCAGCCTTTGCTCAGTCGACGACCGCCCAAGGCGCTGCGGAAGGCGCGCGTGCGGGTGGCGACATCGGCGGGCCGGTCGGCGCGATAGTCGGCGGCACCGTCGGTGCGGCCGTTGGCGCAGGTTTGGAAATTCCGAATGCGGTTTTGGGCGGAATCCCGCGCGATGATTCAGTGGTGATCCGCGAGCGCGTCGTGGTTGGCGAGCCGCTGCCGCCGACCGTGGTGCTGCGTCCTGTGCCGAATTACACGGAGTATCGCTACGCGGTCGTGAACGATCGCCGCGTGATCGTCGAGCCGCGCACGCGCCGTGTCGTCAAGATCATCGACTGA
- a CDS encoding (2Fe-2S)-binding protein: protein MGDVTHEIPERTPIHLIVNGVSRTLDLLPWTTLLDALRDHLALTGTKKGCDHGQCGACTVLVDGRRVNSCLTLAIMKDGAEITTIEGLAKNGALHPLQQAFIDHDAFQCGYCTPGQICSAAGLMAEGHARDADEIRELMSGNLCRCGAYPNIVAAIEQAMGRS, encoded by the coding sequence ATGGGCGATGTCACGCATGAAATTCCCGAACGCACTCCGATTCATCTCATCGTCAATGGTGTAAGTCGCACCCTCGATCTTCTGCCCTGGACCACGCTGCTGGACGCTTTGCGTGATCATCTTGCGCTCACGGGTACGAAGAAAGGCTGCGATCACGGCCAATGCGGCGCCTGCACCGTGCTCGTCGACGGTCGGCGCGTTAATTCGTGCCTGACGCTCGCCATCATGAAGGATGGCGCCGAGATCACCACGATCGAAGGCTTGGCCAAGAATGGCGCGCTGCATCCCCTGCAACAGGCCTTCATAGATCACGACGCATTCCAATGCGGCTATTGCACGCCAGGACAGATCTGCTCGGCAGCCGGCCTCATGGCCGAAGGCCACGCCAGGGACGCCGACGAGATCCGTGAACTGATGAGCGGAAATCTCTGCCGCTGCGGCGCCTATCCCAACATCGTGGCTGCGATCGAGCAGGCAATGGGCCGATCATGA
- a CDS encoding VanZ family protein, whose amino-acid sequence MSLLVRSFAWLLAAAVTFATLGPPGLRPHSDFGQDGEHALAFILVGLAFGLAYRQRRLLTAAAAVVLIGVLELMQFWAPGRHARLEDFLVDALTACLGFALAAAADWATARLRANSILTSEGPAE is encoded by the coding sequence ATGTCCCTTTTGGTTCGTTCATTTGCCTGGCTGCTCGCGGCCGCCGTCACATTCGCAACCCTTGGTCCCCCCGGCCTGCGGCCGCATTCCGACTTCGGCCAGGACGGCGAACATGCGCTCGCCTTCATCCTGGTGGGACTGGCCTTCGGCCTTGCCTATCGGCAGCGACGCCTACTGACCGCAGCGGCCGCGGTCGTACTGATCGGCGTCCTCGAACTGATGCAATTTTGGGCACCCGGGCGCCATGCACGGCTGGAGGATTTTCTGGTCGACGCGCTCACGGCTTGCCTCGGCTTTGCGCTCGCGGCCGCCGCCGATTGGGCCACCGCCCGGCTTCGCGCAAATTCGATCCTGACGAGCGAAGGCCCCGCGGAGTGA
- a CDS encoding xanthine dehydrogenase family protein molybdopterin-binding subunit: MNAYVGTPTSRVDGRAKVTGAAKYAGEFAADHLLHGFVVEATIPRGRIARLDPSAALKVKGVVDVLTHAHRPPLADKDEAWKDEVAPEKGSPFRPLYDDRIKFNGQPIALVVAEDWETAKFAATRVRVEYKQEAFATDLESERGKAAKVDQPHKPRGDAAAALTRAAVHHEADYVIPSEHHNPMELYATTAIWDGNGRLTVYDKTQGVQNVQKFLCSVFGKKPDDIRVLSPYVGGAFGSGLRPQYQVVLATLGALALKRSVRVVLTRQQMYGLGYRPMTIEHVALGAKPDGTLDAVTHEAIAVTSRFEDFSRNDTGWGEQLYKSHNSRLSHKLVNLDVATPCDMRAPGAASGVCALECAMDELAVALKLDPIELRLKCYSDLDQSGDLPYTSKQLRACYARGAEAFGWARRNPAPRSMRDGNDLVGWGMATGVWEALQMPVAVRIVLTSNGHAEVSCAASDIGTGTYTIVSQVAADALGLPIENISVKLADSTLPQAPVEGGSWMAASSAHAVLGAAEEIRRELARHAKAMPASPLGGVDAPDLILVDGTIAKAGDRSRAISIADAMHHGKLERIEKQKLNEFAEDKSHARNTHSAVFAEVKIDEQLGVIRVARVVSAVAAGRILNTKTGRSQIMGGVVWGIGMALHEETVMDHRFGRIMNANIAEYHIPVNADIHDIDVIFVDEPDDRINRLGVKGLGEIGIVGVPAAIANAVYHATGKRIRRFPITLDKLID, from the coding sequence ATGAACGCCTATGTCGGAACACCAACCTCCCGCGTCGATGGCCGGGCCAAGGTCACCGGCGCCGCCAAATATGCCGGCGAATTCGCAGCAGACCATCTCCTGCATGGCTTCGTCGTCGAGGCCACCATTCCGCGCGGGCGCATCGCTCGGCTTGACCCCAGCGCGGCGCTGAAGGTGAAGGGCGTGGTCGACGTGCTCACCCATGCTCATCGCCCGCCCCTCGCCGACAAGGACGAAGCCTGGAAGGACGAGGTGGCACCGGAGAAGGGCTCGCCCTTCCGGCCGCTCTATGACGACAGGATCAAGTTCAACGGCCAGCCGATCGCGCTGGTCGTGGCGGAGGATTGGGAAACCGCCAAATTCGCCGCAACCCGCGTTCGCGTTGAATACAAGCAGGAGGCGTTTGCGACCGATCTCGAATCCGAACGCGGCAAGGCTGCCAAAGTGGATCAGCCGCACAAGCCACGCGGTGACGCGGCAGCAGCGCTGACGCGGGCGGCCGTCCATCACGAGGCGGACTATGTCATTCCGAGCGAGCATCACAACCCAATGGAGCTGTATGCGACGACGGCCATCTGGGACGGCAACGGCAGGCTTACAGTTTATGACAAGACCCAAGGCGTCCAGAACGTCCAGAAGTTTCTCTGCAGCGTTTTCGGAAAGAAGCCGGACGACATCCGCGTGCTCTCGCCCTATGTCGGCGGTGCCTTCGGCTCCGGTCTGCGGCCGCAATACCAGGTGGTCTTGGCAACGCTTGGCGCGCTTGCACTGAAACGATCTGTCCGTGTCGTCCTGACACGGCAGCAGATGTACGGCTTGGGCTACCGTCCCATGACCATCGAGCACGTTGCGCTCGGCGCAAAGCCTGACGGCACGCTCGATGCCGTCACCCACGAAGCCATTGCCGTCACCTCGCGGTTTGAGGATTTCTCGCGCAACGATACCGGCTGGGGGGAGCAGCTCTACAAGAGCCACAACAGCCGCCTCTCCCATAAGCTCGTCAACCTCGACGTCGCCACCCCCTGCGACATGCGCGCGCCGGGCGCGGCATCAGGCGTCTGCGCGCTCGAATGCGCCATGGACGAATTGGCCGTCGCGCTCAAGCTCGACCCGATCGAGCTGCGGCTGAAGTGCTACTCGGATCTCGACCAGAGCGGGGATCTGCCCTACACCAGCAAGCAGTTGCGCGCATGCTACGCCAGGGGTGCAGAAGCCTTCGGCTGGGCCCGGCGCAATCCCGCGCCGCGCTCCATGCGCGACGGCAACGACCTTGTCGGCTGGGGCATGGCGACAGGCGTCTGGGAGGCGCTGCAGATGCCGGTCGCCGTCCGCATCGTTCTGACGTCGAACGGCCATGCCGAGGTCTCCTGTGCCGCATCTGATATCGGCACCGGCACCTACACCATCGTGTCGCAAGTAGCGGCCGATGCGCTCGGCCTGCCGATCGAGAACATCAGCGTCAAGCTCGCGGACTCGACCCTGCCGCAGGCGCCGGTGGAAGGCGGCTCGTGGATGGCCGCCTCGAGCGCGCACGCCGTGTTAGGAGCGGCCGAGGAGATTCGCCGGGAGCTCGCGCGTCACGCCAAGGCGATGCCTGCCTCGCCACTCGGCGGCGTCGATGCGCCGGACCTCATTCTCGTCGACGGAACTATCGCCAAGGCCGGCGACAGGAGCCGCGCCATCTCGATCGCTGATGCAATGCACCATGGCAAGCTCGAGCGGATCGAGAAGCAGAAGCTCAACGAGTTCGCCGAGGACAAGTCGCATGCCCGCAACACGCATTCGGCGGTTTTCGCCGAGGTGAAGATCGACGAGCAGCTCGGCGTCATCCGCGTCGCGCGGGTCGTGAGCGCGGTCGCCGCCGGGCGCATCCTGAACACCAAGACGGGCCGCAGCCAGATCATGGGCGGCGTGGTCTGGGGAATCGGAATGGCGCTGCACGAGGAGACGGTGATGGATCACCGCTTCGGCCGCATCATGAACGCGAATATCGCCGAGTACCACATTCCCGTGAATGCCGACATTCACGACATCGACGTCATTTTCGTCGACGAGCCCGACGACCGGATCAACAGGCTCGGCGTCAAGGGCCTCGGCGAGATCGGCATCGTCGGCGTGCCTGCGGCGATTGCGAACGCCGTCTATCATGCCACCGGCAAGCGCATCCGGCGCTTCCCGATCACGCTGGACAAGCTGATCGACTGA
- a CDS encoding FAD binding domain-containing protein, translated as MNNFQYSRATDVADAIRLLAADPSAKLIAGGTNLIDLMKQNVERPSRLIDISRLPLRDIEETPDGGLRIGALVPNSDLAYHPLIEQRYPLLASAILAGASAQLRNMASVGGNLMQRTRCAYFYDMATPCNKRSPGSGCSALDGLNRNHAILGISTSCIATNPSDMSVALAALGALVHIAGPTGQRTIALTDFHRLPDDKPHVDTNLGSGEIITAIELPPRGFAQNYSYLKIRDRLSYAFALVSVAAALELEGNAISEARLALGGVAHKPWRSLEAEAALRGQAATPDHFGHAADLLLQGATARSHNGFKIELARRAVVRTLMQAASATPQSQAHKKIA; from the coding sequence ATGAACAACTTCCAGTATTCCCGCGCAACCGATGTCGCCGACGCCATTCGCCTGCTGGCCGCCGATCCGAGCGCGAAGCTGATTGCCGGCGGCACCAACCTGATCGACCTGATGAAGCAGAATGTCGAGCGGCCCTCCCGGCTGATCGACATTTCCCGCCTGCCGCTCCGCGACATCGAGGAAACGCCCGACGGTGGGCTGCGCATCGGCGCATTGGTGCCGAATTCGGATCTCGCCTACCATCCGTTGATCGAGCAACGCTATCCCCTGCTCGCCAGCGCCATCCTGGCCGGCGCCTCCGCGCAATTGCGCAACATGGCCTCGGTCGGCGGCAATCTGATGCAGCGAACGCGCTGCGCCTACTTCTATGACATGGCGACGCCTTGCAACAAGCGAAGCCCCGGCTCCGGCTGCTCGGCACTCGATGGCCTCAACCGCAACCACGCAATCCTCGGCATCAGCACGTCCTGCATCGCGACCAATCCATCCGACATGAGCGTGGCGCTGGCCGCGCTCGGCGCGCTCGTGCACATCGCAGGCCCCACCGGTCAGCGCACCATCGCGCTGACGGATTTCCATCGGCTTCCGGACGACAAGCCTCATGTCGATACCAATCTCGGCAGCGGCGAGATCATCACCGCAATCGAGCTGCCGCCGCGCGGCTTTGCCCAGAACTACAGCTATCTGAAGATCCGCGACCGGCTGTCCTACGCCTTTGCGTTGGTCTCGGTCGCGGCCGCGCTCGAACTGGAAGGAAACGCAATCAGCGAAGCGCGCCTGGCGCTCGGCGGCGTGGCCCACAAGCCCTGGCGAAGCCTCGAGGCCGAAGCGGCTCTGCGCGGCCAGGCGGCAACGCCGGACCATTTTGGGCACGCCGCAGATCTGTTGCTGCAGGGAGCAACCGCTCGCTCACATAACGGCTTCAAGATCGAGCTCGCGCGCCGAGCCGTCGTGCGTACGCTGATGCAGGCCGCAAGCGCCACACCGCAATCACAAGCTCACAAGAAGATCGCGTGA
- a CDS encoding 2-hydroxy-3-oxopropionate reductase, whose amino-acid sequence MREMDMTNIGFIGLGTMGRPMAGHLLAAGHRVFLHDAAPVAPDLIAAGGVACKSSKQVAEEAEAVIIMVPDTPHVEAVLFGKDGVASGISKGKIVVDMSSISPLATKEFAKKIEALGADYLDAPVSGGEVGAKAASLTIMVGGPERAFNTMKPVFDKMGKNVTRVGANGDGQTTKVANQIIVALTIEAVSEALLFASKAGADPALVRQALMGGFASSRILEVHGERMVKRNFDPGFRIELHQKDLNLALEGARALGLSLPSTAVAQQLFSSCTAHGGKAWDHSAMVRALELMAGHEIAVA is encoded by the coding sequence CTGAGAGAGATGGATATGACCAACATCGGCTTCATCGGACTTGGCACCATGGGACGGCCGATGGCCGGCCATCTCCTGGCGGCGGGCCATCGCGTTTTCCTGCATGATGCCGCGCCGGTCGCGCCCGATCTGATCGCGGCCGGTGGCGTCGCGTGCAAATCCAGCAAGCAGGTCGCCGAAGAGGCGGAGGCGGTCATCATCATGGTGCCGGACACGCCGCATGTGGAAGCCGTGTTGTTCGGCAAGGACGGTGTGGCGAGCGGCATCTCCAAGGGCAAGATCGTTGTCGACATGAGCTCGATCTCGCCGCTGGCAACGAAGGAGTTCGCCAAGAAGATCGAGGCGCTCGGTGCGGATTATTTGGACGCGCCAGTGTCAGGTGGCGAGGTCGGCGCCAAGGCGGCGAGCCTCACCATCATGGTCGGCGGGCCCGAGCGGGCCTTCAACACCATGAAGCCGGTGTTCGACAAGATGGGCAAGAACGTCACCAGGGTCGGGGCCAATGGCGACGGGCAGACGACGAAGGTCGCCAACCAGATCATCGTCGCGCTGACGATCGAGGCGGTGAGCGAGGCGCTGTTGTTTGCGTCGAAAGCCGGCGCGGATCCGGCGCTGGTGCGGCAGGCGCTGATGGGCGGTTTTGCATCATCGCGGATTCTCGAAGTGCATGGCGAGCGCATGGTGAAGCGCAATTTCGATCCCGGCTTCCGCATCGAGCTGCACCAGAAGGATCTCAACCTCGCGCTCGAAGGCGCGCGTGCCCTCGGTCTCTCGCTGCCGAGCACGGCGGTGGCGCAGCAATTGTTCTCGTCCTGCACAGCTCATGGCGGCAAGGCCTGGGATCATTCGGCGATGGTGCGGGCGCTGGAACTAATGGCGGGGCACGAGATCGCCGTGGCCTAG
- a CDS encoding Orn/Lys/Arg decarboxylase N-terminal domain-containing protein: protein MDYFKRFNFLFAAPVFDADDLEGVRFNQIIEEIQRSGFEVVRARKLEDAEMAVQTDAAIGCMVVDWGKKGLEGRTSALINLMRRRGLDFPIILLIRRKRFEDLPVEVLDFIDGYVFLSEETPTFIAKNLISRLKQYAETLKTPFFGALVDYAEEGNQLWTCPGHNGGVFYNRSPIGRVFVEHLGESVFRDDLDNSVLDLGDLLTHEGPALKAQKEAAQIFGAEKTYFVLNGTSTSNKVALGALVTDGDLVLFDRNNHKAAHHGALMINGGVPVYVPTIRNAWGLIGPMRWDMLDEKALRETIRNHPLVTDKDAWRKERPFRVAVVEQCTYDGSIHSADMILKRIGHLCEYILFDEAWAGFMKFHPLYAGRFAMGLANLPPEAPGIIATQSTHKQLASFSQASQIHIKDRHIRGQKRRVEHRRFNESFMQHASTSPFYPLFASLDVGAQMMKGRSGEVLWDDTIRLGIELRKKIRAMRREFEEKEQNPDRRWFFEPFVPDRVAIPDVSRPGAAHNVAWETLSTDELATNPALWQLSPDSTWHGFPGLTEGFAMTDPNKLTLLTPGFDRSTGAYAEHGIPAPVVAQYLRENRIVPEKNDLNSLLFLLTPGVEASKAGTLISGLVAFKKLHDDNALLADVIPEFNQRRQARYAGVRLRDLCGEMHRFFRAADVSALQARQFMPEHMPEIAMPPREAARYLFRNDVDYLPIEAIAGRIATTPFVVYPPGIATIVPGERLTERAKPMIDYLRMFETCFNTFPGFDVEIQGVYKEIDANGRIGLYTYVVAE, encoded by the coding sequence ATGGACTATTTCAAGCGCTTCAACTTCCTGTTCGCCGCACCTGTATTCGACGCCGACGATCTCGAAGGCGTCCGTTTCAATCAGATCATAGAGGAGATCCAGCGCTCCGGCTTCGAGGTGGTCCGAGCCCGCAAGCTGGAGGATGCCGAGATGGCGGTGCAGACCGATGCCGCGATCGGCTGCATGGTGGTGGACTGGGGCAAGAAGGGCCTCGAGGGCAGGACCTCGGCGCTGATCAATCTGATGCGGCGCCGGGGCCTCGATTTCCCCATCATCCTCTTGATCCGTCGCAAGCGGTTCGAGGATTTGCCGGTCGAAGTGCTCGATTTCATCGACGGTTATGTCTTCCTGTCGGAGGAGACGCCGACCTTCATCGCCAAGAACCTGATCAGCCGGCTGAAGCAATATGCCGAGACGCTGAAGACGCCGTTCTTCGGTGCGCTGGTCGACTATGCCGAGGAAGGCAACCAGCTCTGGACCTGTCCGGGGCACAATGGCGGTGTGTTCTACAACCGCAGCCCGATCGGGCGCGTCTTCGTCGAGCATCTCGGCGAGTCCGTGTTCCGCGACGACCTCGACAATTCCGTGCTCGATCTCGGCGACCTCCTCACCCATGAAGGGCCCGCGCTGAAGGCGCAGAAGGAAGCCGCCCAGATCTTCGGCGCGGAGAAGACTTATTTCGTGCTCAACGGCACCTCGACCTCGAACAAGGTCGCGCTCGGCGCGCTCGTCACTGACGGCGACCTCGTGCTGTTCGATCGCAACAACCACAAGGCCGCCCATCACGGCGCACTGATGATCAATGGCGGTGTCCCGGTCTACGTGCCGACCATCCGCAACGCCTGGGGCCTGATCGGACCGATGCGCTGGGACATGCTCGATGAGAAGGCCTTGCGCGAGACGATCCGCAATCACCCGCTGGTCACCGACAAGGACGCCTGGCGCAAGGAGCGGCCGTTCCGCGTCGCCGTGGTCGAGCAGTGCACCTATGACGGCTCGATCCACAGCGCCGACATGATCCTGAAACGGATCGGCCATCTCTGCGAGTACATCCTGTTCGACGAGGCCTGGGCCGGCTTCATGAAATTCCACCCGCTCTATGCAGGCCGCTTCGCCATGGGCCTGGCCAACCTTCCGCCCGAGGCGCCCGGCATCATCGCGACGCAGTCGACCCACAAGCAGCTCGCAAGCTTTTCGCAGGCATCCCAAATCCACATCAAGGACCGCCATATCCGCGGCCAGAAGCGGCGCGTCGAGCACCGCCGCTTCAACGAGAGCTTCATGCAGCACGCGTCCACGTCACCGTTCTATCCGCTGTTCGCCTCGCTCGACGTCGGCGCACAGATGATGAAGGGCCGCTCCGGCGAAGTGCTGTGGGACGACACGATCCGCCTCGGCATCGAGCTGCGCAAGAAGATCCGCGCGATGCGCCGGGAGTTCGAGGAGAAGGAGCAGAATCCGGACCGACGCTGGTTCTTCGAGCCGTTCGTCCCGGATCGCGTCGCCATTCCCGATGTCAGCCGCCCTGGCGCTGCGCACAACGTCGCGTGGGAAACGCTCTCGACCGACGAGCTCGCCACCAATCCCGCGCTGTGGCAGCTCTCCCCCGACAGCACCTGGCATGGTTTCCCCGGCCTCACCGAAGGCTTTGCCATGACCGACCCGAACAAGCTGACGCTGCTGACGCCTGGTTTCGACCGCAGCACCGGCGCCTATGCCGAGCACGGCATCCCCGCACCGGTCGTCGCGCAATATCTGCGCGAGAACCGCATCGTCCCCGAGAAGAACGACCTCAACTCCCTGCTCTTCCTGCTCACGCCCGGCGTCGAGGCCAGCAAGGCCGGCACGTTGATCTCCGGCCTCGTCGCGTTCAAGAAGCTGCACGACGACAACGCGCTTCTGGCCGACGTCATCCCCGAGTTCAACCAGCGGCGGCAGGCGCGCTATGCCGGCGTGCGACTGCGCGACCTCTGTGGCGAGATGCACCGCTTCTTCCGCGCCGCCGATGTCAGCGCGCTCCAGGCGCGGCAGTTCATGCCCGAGCACATGCCTGAGATAGCGATGCCGCCCCGCGAAGCCGCGCGCTATCTGTTCCGCAACGACGTCGATTATCTGCCGATCGAAGCGATCGCGGGCCGCATCGCCACCACGCCCTTCGTGGTCTATCCGCCCGGCATCGCCACCATCGTTCCGGGCGAAAGGCTTACGGAACGAGCCAAGCCCATGATCGACTATCTCAGGATGTTCGAGACCTGCTTCAACACGTTCCCAGGATTCGATGTCGAAATCCAAGGCGTCTACAAGGAGATCGATGCGAACGGCCGCATCGGGCTCTATACTTATGTCGTTGCCGAGTAG
- a CDS encoding GNAT family N-acetyltransferase — MNETAIAHTGDEQVRIRASRESDVEAMLAIYRDHVRNGVPRDVEGTGAPEPDDLRDRRKNLKQTRLPHLVATSRGEVVGYAYAVLFRKRPAYRYTAKHSIYVHHRHLARGIGRLLLQELIDACAAAGFRQMIGYIDADNAPSLALHEKFGFARAGLLCGVAYRHGRWSDTVMVQRSLGAGTTAPPPITAPGR, encoded by the coding sequence ATGAACGAAACAGCGATCGCGCACACAGGTGACGAACAGGTCCGGATCCGCGCCTCACGCGAAAGCGATGTCGAGGCGATGCTGGCGATCTACCGCGATCACGTCCGCAATGGCGTGCCGCGCGATGTCGAGGGAACCGGCGCGCCCGAGCCGGACGATCTGCGCGACCGACGCAAGAACCTGAAGCAGACCCGCCTGCCGCATCTGGTCGCGACCTCTCGCGGCGAAGTGGTCGGCTATGCCTATGCCGTGCTGTTCCGCAAACGGCCGGCCTATCGCTACACCGCCAAGCATTCCATCTACGTCCACCACAGGCATCTCGCCCGCGGGATCGGACGGCTGCTGCTCCAGGAACTGATCGATGCCTGTGCGGCGGCCGGATTCCGCCAGATGATCGGCTATATCGATGCCGACAACGCGCCCTCGCTGGCGCTGCACGAGAAGTTCGGCTTCGCGCGCGCCGGCCTGCTCTGCGGCGTCGCCTATCGCCACGGCCGCTGGTCCGATACCGTGATGGTGCAGCGGTCGCTCGGCGCAGGCACGACAGCACCTCCGCCCATCACGGCGCCCGGCCGGTAG
- a CDS encoding hydroxyacid dehydrogenase, which translates to MSVNSKRVVYSNYLANPIYIDILKARSDVRLDRIENGSSEEVYAPLLGATHVYQVGAARDELAPHFHVDAAFLKCAPNLLLVSSNGAGFDPVDVEACTAAGVVVVNQSGGNAHSVAEHALAMMLTLSKRIIQSDRRLRRERDVNRNELVGNEVEHKTVGIIGLGNVGRRIAALCKGLLGMKVLAYDPYLSAEVMAERGGEKVELDELLRRADFVSISCPLNKGSRNMISVREFALMQPHAYFITTARGFIHDEDALLQALRDKRIAGAGLDVWSKEPPPPEHPLLQLDNVLASPHTAGVTIEARQNMGRIAAEQVLDVLDGKRPPRIINPEVWPHYAERFKQAFGVTPG; encoded by the coding sequence ATGTCGGTCAACAGCAAGCGTGTCGTCTACTCCAATTATTTGGCCAATCCGATCTATATCGACATCCTCAAGGCGCGGTCCGACGTCCGGCTCGATCGCATCGAGAACGGCAGCTCCGAAGAGGTCTATGCGCCGCTCCTCGGCGCTACCCATGTCTACCAGGTCGGCGCCGCCCGCGACGAGCTCGCCCCGCATTTCCATGTCGATGCCGCTTTCCTGAAGTGCGCGCCGAATTTGCTGCTCGTCTCCAGCAACGGCGCCGGCTTCGACCCGGTCGACGTCGAGGCCTGCACAGCCGCCGGCGTCGTGGTCGTCAATCAGTCCGGCGGCAACGCCCATTCGGTCGCCGAGCATGCGCTGGCGATGATGTTGACGCTGTCCAAGCGCATCATCCAGTCGGACCGCAGGCTGCGCCGCGAGCGCGACGTCAACCGCAACGAGCTCGTGGGCAACGAGGTCGAGCACAAGACCGTCGGCATCATCGGGCTCGGCAATGTCGGCCGCCGCATCGCCGCGCTGTGCAAGGGCCTGCTCGGCATGAAAGTGCTGGCCTATGATCCCTATCTGTCGGCCGAGGTGATGGCCGAGCGGGGCGGGGAGAAGGTCGAACTCGACGAGCTCCTGCGCCGCGCCGATTTCGTCTCGATCTCCTGTCCGCTCAACAAGGGCAGCCGCAACATGATCAGCGTGCGTGAATTCGCGCTGATGCAGCCGCATGCCTATTTCATCACCACGGCGCGCGGCTTCATCCACGACGAGGACGCGCTGCTCCAGGCGTTGCGCGACAAGCGCATCGCCGGCGCTGGTCTCGACGTCTGGTCCAAGGAACCGCCGCCGCCGGAGCATCCGCTGCTCCAGCTCGACAACGTGCTGGCGAGCCCCCATACCGCCGGCGTGACGATCGAGGCGCGCCAGAACATGGGCCGCATCGCCGCCGAGCAGGTGCTGGATGTCCTGGACGGCAAGCGCCCGCCGCGCATCATCAATCCCGAGGTCTGGCCGCACTATGCGGAGCGCTTCAAGCAGGCGTTCGGCGTGACGCCGGGATAG
- a CDS encoding thiamine pyrophosphate-binding protein, with translation MAIAEQQTSPQATHGAGERSWHDIVLQTLKRNEISLIPYVPDRVLTPLIRNLHADPFFTTFATAREEEAVGIVSGAWMGGRRGAVLMQTSGFATLANVLASLAVPYQIPLIMFVSERGTLGEFNYGQSLVCRTMRPVLDSLALEHHTITRLDELEFITDRSIKQAVTTQAPVALILSPLLTGGKVFDK, from the coding sequence ATGGCGATTGCGGAGCAGCAGACCTCGCCGCAGGCGACGCACGGGGCCGGCGAAAGAAGCTGGCATGACATCGTCCTGCAAACCCTGAAGCGGAACGAGATCAGCCTCATCCCTTACGTGCCCGATCGGGTGCTGACACCGCTGATCCGGAACCTGCACGCCGATCCCTTCTTCACCACCTTTGCCACCGCCCGCGAGGAGGAGGCGGTCGGCATCGTCTCGGGCGCCTGGATGGGCGGCCGCCGCGGCGCGGTGCTGATGCAGACCTCGGGTTTTGCGACGCTCGCCAACGTATTGGCCTCGCTCGCAGTGCCCTACCAGATTCCACTGATCATGTTCGTGTCCGAGCGCGGCACGCTCGGCGAGTTCAACTACGGCCAGTCGCTGGTCTGCCGCACCATGCGCCCGGTCCTGGACTCGCTGGCGCTGGAGCATCACACCATCACCCGGCTCGACGAGCTCGAATTCATCACGGACCGCTCGATCAAGCAGGCCGTCACCACGCAGGCGCCGGTGGCGCTGATCCTGAGCCCGCTGCTCACCGGGGGCAAGGTGTTCGACAAGTGA
- a CDS encoding thiamine pyrophosphate-dependent enzyme: MSSNLNARNTKVMNRFDVTSRLIAKLGNEEAVIGGIGNTNFDLWAAGHRPQNFYMLGSMGLAFPIGLGVALAQPDRRVFALEGDGSLLMQLGALSTIAALKPKNLTMIVMDNGIYQITGAQPTPAADVADIVAIAVGSGLANSAWAADEEDFERLVENAMAAAEPSLIAVRIDDKPGVGTTRRDPVQIRERFMHGLGVREPL; this comes from the coding sequence ATGAGCTCAAATCTGAATGCGCGCAACACCAAGGTGATGAACCGTTTCGACGTCACTTCGCGCCTGATCGCCAAGCTTGGGAACGAGGAAGCGGTGATCGGCGGCATCGGCAACACCAATTTCGATCTCTGGGCCGCCGGCCACCGCCCGCAGAATTTTTACATGCTGGGCAGCATGGGCCTCGCCTTCCCGATCGGGCTCGGGGTGGCGCTGGCGCAGCCCGACCGCCGCGTCTTCGCGCTGGAAGGCGACGGCTCGCTGCTGATGCAGCTCGGCGCACTCTCGACGATTGCAGCCCTGAAGCCGAAGAACCTCACGATGATCGTGATGGACAATGGCATCTACCAAATTACCGGCGCGCAACCGACACCGGCCGCTGATGTCGCCGACATCGTCGCCATCGCCGTCGGGTCCGGCCTCGCCAACAGCGCCTGGGCCGCGGACGAGGAGGATTTCGAGCGCCTGGTCGAGAATGCGATGGCGGCTGCCGAGCCGAGCCTGATCGCGGTCCGGATCGACGACAAGCCGGGCGTCGGCACCACCCGGCGCGACCCCGTGCAGATACGGGAACGCTTCATGCACGGCCTCGGCGTGCGCGAGCCACTTTAA